The genomic region AACAATGCCGAAGCCAAGCTGGCCGAGGCGCGGTCGAAATCGGATTTCGCTTTGGCCAAGCACTGGGCTCGGGAACTCGCTTTCCATGGCTCGGGACACATCCTGCACTCCCTTTATTGGGCGACCATGGCTCCGAGCGGAAAAGGGGGCGGAAAGCCGGAGGGAGAACTCCTGCGGCAGTTGGAAGGCGATTTCGGATCCTACGACACCTTCGTCAAGCAGTTTTCCGCCCAGGCGGCGGCGGTGGAGGGTTCGGGCTGGGCGGTCTTGGCGCTTTCGCCGTTGGGACGCAAGCTGGAGATCCTGACTGCGGAAAAGCATCAGGATCTCACCCAATGGGGATGCGTTCCGATCCTGACGGTCGATGTCTGGGAACACGCGTATTATTTGAAGTTTCAAAACCGCCGGGCGGAGTACATCGCCGCTTGGTGGAATGTGGTGAACTGGACGGAGGCGGCCGCCCGCCTTTCCGCCGCGCTGAGGAAGATCTGATCCGACGGTTCATTTGGGGCGGCGGAAAGCGTTTCCGCCGCTTGCATGGTCCACCTACTATCCAAA from Anaerolineales bacterium harbors:
- a CDS encoding superoxide dismutase; protein product: MPYELPPLPYPYNALEPHIDEQTLRLHHDKHHQAYVDGLNNAEAKLAEARSKSDFALAKHWARELAFHGSGHILHSLYWATMAPSGKGGGKPEGELLRQLEGDFGSYDTFVKQFSAQAAAVEGSGWAVLALSPLGRKLEILTAEKHQDLTQWGCVPILTVDVWEHAYYLKFQNRRAEYIAAWWNVVNWTEAAARLSAALRKI